The Methanomicrobiales archaeon HGW-Methanomicrobiales-1 genome includes a region encoding these proteins:
- the ribB gene encoding 3,4-dihydroxy-2-butanone-4-phosphate synthase, producing MIDEALAALRDGKFILLYDFADREGETDFAIRSDSVTPKDILRMRKDGGGLICTAVHPVAAQRLGLPFASDALRAIAVAERDGDIPYDRKNHSSFSLWVNHRNTFTGITDRDRTLTVNAIAEQVKRALNGGDVSFHETFRTPGHMALLRAADGLLDVRKGQTELSIAMAEMAGITPAVTICEMLDDESGYALSKEDAQRYARKHGLVFIDGPTVMERWEAEKSKRK from the coding sequence GTGATCGATGAGGCGCTTGCAGCGCTGCGTGATGGGAAATTTATCCTTCTCTATGATTTCGCAGATCGGGAAGGCGAGACGGATTTTGCGATCCGCTCCGACTCAGTCACCCCAAAAGATATCCTGCGGATGCGCAAGGATGGCGGCGGGCTGATCTGCACGGCAGTCCACCCGGTTGCAGCCCAGCGGCTCGGCCTCCCGTTTGCCAGCGATGCCCTAAGGGCAATTGCGGTTGCGGAACGGGATGGCGACATCCCGTACGACCGGAAGAATCACTCCTCCTTCTCACTCTGGGTGAACCACCGGAATACATTCACGGGTATCACCGATCGCGACCGGACCCTGACGGTCAACGCGATCGCCGAGCAGGTGAAGCGTGCGCTCAATGGTGGCGATGTGAGTTTCCACGAAACATTCCGCACACCGGGCCATATGGCCCTTCTCAGGGCAGCGGACGGGCTTCTTGATGTGAGGAAAGGCCAGACCGAGCTCTCGATCGCGATGGCCGAGATGGCGGGAATCACACCGGCAGTCACGATTTGTGAGATGCTTGACGATGAGTCCGGCTATGCGCTGTCAAAAGAAGATGCACAGCGCTATGCGAGAAAGCACGGGCTCGTGTTTATCGATGGACCGACCGTTATGGAACGATGGGAAGCAGAGAAAAGCAAAAGGAAATAA
- a CDS encoding riboflavin kinase — translation MIPAEDLQCLKAIALRGGCKGPVFVSTQSIGTMLAISQQTASRRLKGLETQGLISRTLASDGQHVTLTKHGEDELRREHQEYSRIFTEGGKSYVLNGAVVSGIGEGKYYMSLASYKEQFNTHLGFEPYPGTLNIRLSPSSIAVRKKIDALEWTRIKGFSTDGRTFGDAKCIACRIGTISCGIVVPGRTHYPEDIIEVIAPMALRRKLGVEDSDSVSVEVGP, via the coding sequence ATGATACCTGCTGAAGATCTCCAGTGTCTCAAGGCCATTGCACTGCGTGGCGGTTGCAAGGGCCCCGTCTTTGTCTCCACGCAAAGCATCGGTACGATGCTTGCGATCAGCCAGCAGACCGCATCGCGGCGACTCAAAGGGCTTGAAACGCAGGGGCTCATCAGCCGGACCCTTGCCTCTGACGGCCAGCATGTTACCCTGACCAAGCATGGTGAGGATGAACTCCGCAGGGAACACCAGGAATATTCCCGTATCTTTACTGAGGGTGGCAAGTCCTATGTGCTGAATGGCGCTGTAGTTTCTGGCATCGGCGAGGGAAAATATTACATGAGCCTTGCCTCTTACAAGGAACAGTTCAATACCCATCTTGGATTTGAGCCCTACCCTGGCACGCTCAACATCCGCCTCTCTCCTTCCAGCATCGCGGTGCGCAAGAAGATCGATGCGCTCGAGTGGACACGCATCAAGGGATTCTCAACGGACGGCCGGACCTTCGGCGATGCGAAATGCATTGCGTGCCGGATTGGCACGATTTCCTGCGGAATTGTTGTGCCCGGCAGAACTCACTACCCCGAGGACATTATAGAAGTGATAGCACCGATGGCACTTCGCAGGAAACTCGGTGTCGAGGACTCGGACAGCGTCAGCGTCGAGGTGGGGCCGTGA